A window of Pomacea canaliculata isolate SZHN2017 linkage group LG3, ASM307304v1, whole genome shotgun sequence contains these coding sequences:
- the LOC112559237 gene encoding uncharacterized protein LOC112559237 isoform X1: MTPVRCFLLFFLAGGVVAVPLSSPACCGPEQVRKSRRGAYENGMPLEQAIRQEYLQQLHEAKLEQQERQQEELQELVEGTEGLRQIADQMVLDLISRYMGQMLRPTQATAAPMQKCVTRSAVVNLAQRQTAGIVTFTVCGEGTNTKLQFRFFIPGETTTAADTTTTVETTTELLTTTTARPPQPPNSPPQLNTPPRLRQLLQLRVLAEQELQALPRRKKPPQPTMTPSFGSRPNGDESCRCL, translated from the exons ATGACTCCTGTCAGGtgtttcctcctcttttttctAGCTGGAGGTGTTGTTGCGGTTCCTCTGTCCAGTCCGGCCTGCTGCGGTCCGGAACAGGTGAGAAAATCGCGGCGAGGTGCTTATGAGAACGGAATG CCGTTGGAGCAGGCGATAAGACAGGAATACCTTCAGCAGCTGCACGAGGCGAAGCTGGAGCAGCAAGAAAGGCAGCAAGAGGAGCTGCAGGAGCTGGTGGAAGGCACCGAGGGCCTAAGGC AGATTGCAGATCAGATGGTCTTAGACCTCATAAGCAGGTACATGGGACAAATGTTGCGACCCACGCAGGCGACTGCAGCTCCGATGCAAAAATGTGTCACTCGTTCTGCTGTG GTGAACCTAGCGCAGCGCCAGACAGCAGGAATTGTCACATTTACAGTGTGTGGGGAAGGAACGAACACCAAACTCCAGTTCCGGTTCTTCATTCCG gGAGAAACGACCACAGCGGCCGATACCACGACCACCGTTGAAACCACGACAGAACTGCTGACCACCACAACCGCCCGCCCACCACAACCACCGAACTCACCACCACAACTGAATACACCACCCCGCCTACGACAACTACTCCAGCTGCGTGTCCTTGCAGAGCAGGAGCTGCAGGCGTTGCCCCGGAGGAAGAAACCACCGCAGCCAACAATGACGCCTTCGTTCGGCAGTAGACCAAACGGTGACGAGTCTTGTCgatgtttatga
- the LOC112559237 gene encoding uncharacterized protein LOC112559237 isoform X2, with protein MTPVRCFLLFFLAGGVVAVPLSSPACCGPEQPLEQAIRQEYLQQLHEAKLEQQERQQEELQELVEGTEGLRQIADQMVLDLISRYMGQMLRPTQATAAPMQKCVTRSAVVNLAQRQTAGIVTFTVCGEGTNTKLQFRFFIPGETTTAADTTTTVETTTELLTTTTARPPQPPNSPPQLNTPPRLRQLLQLRVLAEQELQALPRRKKPPQPTMTPSFGSRPNGDESCRCL; from the exons ATGACTCCTGTCAGGtgtttcctcctcttttttctAGCTGGAGGTGTTGTTGCGGTTCCTCTGTCCAGTCCGGCCTGCTGCGGTCCGGAACAG CCGTTGGAGCAGGCGATAAGACAGGAATACCTTCAGCAGCTGCACGAGGCGAAGCTGGAGCAGCAAGAAAGGCAGCAAGAGGAGCTGCAGGAGCTGGTGGAAGGCACCGAGGGCCTAAGGC AGATTGCAGATCAGATGGTCTTAGACCTCATAAGCAGGTACATGGGACAAATGTTGCGACCCACGCAGGCGACTGCAGCTCCGATGCAAAAATGTGTCACTCGTTCTGCTGTG GTGAACCTAGCGCAGCGCCAGACAGCAGGAATTGTCACATTTACAGTGTGTGGGGAAGGAACGAACACCAAACTCCAGTTCCGGTTCTTCATTCCG gGAGAAACGACCACAGCGGCCGATACCACGACCACCGTTGAAACCACGACAGAACTGCTGACCACCACAACCGCCCGCCCACCACAACCACCGAACTCACCACCACAACTGAATACACCACCCCGCCTACGACAACTACTCCAGCTGCGTGTCCTTGCAGAGCAGGAGCTGCAGGCGTTGCCCCGGAGGAAGAAACCACCGCAGCCAACAATGACGCCTTCGTTCGGCAGTAGACCAAACGGTGACGAGTCTTGTCgatgtttatga
- the LOC112560154 gene encoding protein amalgam-like, with protein sequence MSVAGWKHLATLFFTCSLTIFIHTVVADDPIVSIIETNPVIDPVENKIVAETNQDVQLTCVVENKPLNSQVQWKGLIKRNGSTTVVPISTATRSYDSFKYMVDTPAPTSWRLRIQNIQVTDEGTYVCEVQTMVQTYASSSADMLIVEKPQIADLATSSDVTKSVGESLTLQCAASGRPTPLVKWTRMAGELMPSGGRELLEPSLTILLLQPQHAGIYKCSASNSAGYDSRDIQLTINYPPVLFSANPVVQQAVGYVKELVCDIKGYPTPSADDVTWTKQGASVLLGGHIYIRNIPGASSKITSILVFWGVRESDYGEYTCGAKNDKGSSSIKFVLQRSAVATEDRTNQIRAGASILAVNIATVVMVLSVCLLQRFG encoded by the exons ATGTCTGTCGCTGGATGGAAGCATCTTGCCACTTTATTTTTCACCTGTAGcttgacaatttttattcacaCAG TTGTTGCTGATGATCCCATTGTGTCTATTATTGAAACAAACCCTGTTATAGACccagtagaaaataaaattgtggcTGAGACAAACCAGGATGTCCAACTTACTTGTGTGGTTGAGAATAAGCCACTTAACTCACAG GTTCAGTGGAAGGGACTTATAAAGAGGAATGGATCAACTACTGTTGTACCCATTTCAACAGCCACACGGTCATATGATTCCTTCAAGTACATGGTTGACACACCTGCACCAACCTCCTGGAGACTGCGTATTCAGAATATACAGGTTACTGATGAGGGTACCTATGTGTGTGAGGTTCAAACAATGGTTCAGACCTATGCCTCAAGTTCGGCAGATATGCTTATCGTGG AAAAACCACAGATTGCTGATTTGGCGACCAGCAGCGACGTGACAAAAAGCGTTGGTGAGAGTTTGACTTTGCAGTGTGCTGCATCTGGACGTCCAACTCCGTTGGTCAAGTGGACACGCATGGCAGGGGAGCTTATGCCTAGTGGTGGACGTGAACTCCTG GAACCAAGCTTGACGATACTACTTCTGCAACCACAGCATGCTGGAATCTACAAATGTTCGGCATCAAATTCTGCCGGATATGATAGCAGGGACATTCAGTTGACAATAAACT ATCCACCAGTTCTGTTCTCAGCAAATCCCGTGGTACAACAAGCGGTAGGATACGTCAAAGAACTTGTTTGTGATATCAAAGGATATCCCACACCTTCTGCTGATGATGTGACCTGGACTAAACAAGGAGCCTCTGTTCTTCTTGGGGGACA CATATACATACGCAACATTCCAGGAGCTTCAAGCAAGATTACCAGTATCCTTGTATTCTGGGGTGTGCGAGAGTCTGATTATGGAGAATACACTTGTGGAGCAAAGAACGATAAAGGATCCAGCAGCATTAAATTTGTGCTTCAAAGATCTGCAGTAGCCACAGAAGACAGAACAAATCAGATTCGTGCAGGTGCCTCAATCCTGGCAGTAAACATAGCAACAGTTGTTATGGTCCTCTCAGTCTGCCTGCTGCAGCGTTTTGGATAA
- the LOC112560155 gene encoding gem-associated protein 8-like → MEDAECASTTTITTITDESDEVTETGFESSPVTTSDTNANINSHVPATHVLSTAHTTSDEDVKMESDSNSYSNFSPSETNTKSSCRSSSAGLNHRVGRNSEHWYQNRCFNHYWHHYYFVSLWCQKHMEVYRGVHEQFSSQSNNSEVTTSINEADKGVFKKPVSVKTHRNRKARRRRKEAKKRMRLAFSHAETMNSSSNSLDEEDATDTATDDVDFAVKMDISEEMLDFFAHTHKHRAERDELKKKAKGTKQEKLINIEEVRSDQKERTVEAPKERPGSRRTEEMRFLYGKGAAMIHGMETALQMNFDRNLDVKQPKLWPNMPFKILFD, encoded by the exons ATGGAGGATGCCGAATGTGCCAGCACtactaccatcaccaccattaCAGATGAATCAGATGAAGTAACAGAAACTGGTTTTGAGAGTTCTCCTGTCACCACAAGTGATACAAATGCCAACATCAACAGTCATGTTCCAGCAACTCATGTTTTATCTACTGCACATACAACTAGTGATGAGGATGTTAAAATGGAATCTGATTCAAACAGCTATTCAAACTTTTCACCTTCAGAAACTAACACAAAAAGCAGTTGCAGAAGCTCGAGTGCTGGTCTTAACCATAGGGTTGGCAGAAACTCGGAACACTGGTATCAAAATCGGTGCTTCAACCACTACTGGCATCATTACTATTTTGTCTCGTTGTGGTGCCAGAAACATATGGAAGTGTATCGTGGTGTACATGAACAATTTAGCTCTCAGTCAAATAACTCAGAAGTTACCACAAGCATAAATGAGGCAGATAAAGGTGTCTTCAAAAAACCAGTCTCTGTAAAGACACATCGAAACCGGAAAGCTCGTCGGAGaagaaaggaagcaaagaaacgGATGAGACTGGCTTTCAGCCATGCAGAGACTATGAACAGCAGTTCTAATTCCTTGGATGAAGAGGATGCAACTGATACTGCAACTGATGATGTAGATTTCGCAGTAAAAATGGACATTAGTGAAGAAATGCTAGATTTTTTtgctcatacacacaaacacagagcaGAAAGAG ATGaattgaagaaaaaagcaaaaggaacTAAGCAGGAAAAACTAATTAACATTGAAGAAG ttcGCTCTGACCAGAAAGAGCGTACAGTGGAAGCCCCCAAAGAAAGGCCTGGATCACGCCGTACAGAGGAAATGCGCTTTCTGTATGGGAAAGGAGCTGCTATGATTCATGGAATGGAAACTGCCCTTCAGATGAACTTCGACCGCAACCTTGATGTCAAGCAACCTAAGCTGTGGCCTAACATGCCATTCAAAATCTTATTTGACTAA